In Kineosporia sp. NBRC 101731, the DNA window GATCGTCCGGGCCGACCCGGATCAGCTCCGCCCGCCACACGGGAACCCGGCTCAGGTCGAACGGTTCCGCGCTCAGCCGCCGCACCCGGGCCCGCGCCGCGCCCAGTCGCTGATCGGCGTCCTCGCCCTCCGCTTCCACCCGGGACAGCCCGACGGGAACTTCCGGCACGATCACCTGCGCAGGGCTGCCCTCACGCTCCACGACGACCGTCCGCAGGGCGTCGTGCCGGGCCACCACCGCAGCCAGCGCCCGGTGAAAGGTGTTCCCGTCCAGATCTCCCCGCAGACGCAGGCACAGCGGTGCCCCGGCGACGGAACCGTGCGGTGCCTGCTGGTCCAGGAACCGGAGCGTCTCCTGCGGTGTACTCAGGGGCACCGGGCCGGTGTCACCACGTGGCGCCGGGCCCCGCCGGGCCGCGGTCTCCACCCCCTCACGCAGGCGGGAGAGGAACCGCGCCCGCCGCCCGGCAGGCAGCAGCGCCAGGCGCTGGGTCATGTCGGTCATCGGAGAACTCCCGCCGGTCGCAGCATCTCGATGACCTGGTCGGCCCTGTGACGGGGCAGGTCGGTCAGCTCCTCGATCGCGGTGGTCAGCACGTCGATGCCCCGGAAGTAGTCGGAGAGCACGATGTGCTCGTCGTCGGCGTGGTCCAGGCTGCTGTCACCCGGACCGTAGGTCGCCATCGGGATGTCCCAGACCTCGGCCAGGGTGTTCATGTCCGAGGTGCCGGTCTTCACCAGGAGCCGGGGTTTGACGTGCAGCCGGCGCGCACCGGTCACCAGGGCCCGGACCACCGGGTCGGCCCGCCCCACCCGGTGCGCGGCCACCGAGTTCAGCACCTCGAGGTCGCCTACGGGAAGGCGCTCGCGGAGCGTGCGGACCAGGGCGGTGTCGTCGAATCCGGGTGGGGTACGGACGCTGAGGTCCGCCGTCGCGGTGACCTGGTCGGCGTTGATCCCGACCAGGGTCGCACCCGGTCGGTCGAAAACGCCGTGGCCGGAGTCCGGTCCGAGCAGGTCGACCAGTGTGTCCCAGCACGAGACGGCCAGCTCGGAGGCCTTCGGCACCGGGTTGCTCGGGTGCGTGGCCGGGCACGCGACGGTGTAGCGCAGGTCGAGCTTGCCCTTGTACCCGAGCACCACGTTCGACCAGCCGCTCGGTTCGCCGATGATCAGCGCGTCCGGCCGGTCGTGCGTGGCCCGGATCGCCATGGCTCCACGCGAGCGCGGGGTCTCCTCCTCCACCACGCCGATCACCACGAGCCGACCGCGGAAGTTGACCGCACCGACGGCAGCACAGATCATCGCCGCGAGAGGTCCTTTGGCGTCCACAGCGCCGCGGCCGTAGAGCCTTCCCGCTTCCGAGCGGACCGGGACCGGGCCCGGAACGGTGTCCAGGTGCCCCAGCAGCATCAGGGTCGGGCCGTCCCCGCGCTCGATCACGCCGATCACGTTGCCGACGTCATCGATGTGCGTACGGAAGCCCAGATCCGTCATGGCCGCGGCGAGGAACGCGGCCTGATCGCGTTCCTGATAGGACGGGGAGGGAATCTCCAGCATCCCGCGCAGCAGCCCGGCGGCATACGTCTCGGTGATGTTGCCCCACGCGGTGAGTGCCTGTTTCATCGGTGTACCCGTTCCAGTAGGTGGTCGACAATGGCGTCCGCGACGTCGACCCGGTCGCCGTGCGCGGACTGGAATCCGCTGAACTCGACCCGGTGGTTGACCTCCAGCACCAGTAACCGGCCCTCGCGGTCCTCGACCAGGTCGACCCCGGCGATGTCGGCGCCGACCGCGGCGGCGGCGTCGAGAGCCAGCCGCGCGATGTCCGCGGTGACCTCGCACGCCTGGGTCTGGCCACCGAGAGCCACGTTGGTACGCAACGACTCTCCGGTCCGGTAGACGGCACCGAGCACCCGGCCACCGACCACGATCACCCGGATGTCCCGGTCGGGTTTGTCGATCAGTTCCTGTACGTAACCCAGGTGCGACTGCGGACCGGTCAGTGCCGCCGCGTATTCCAGCACCGCCTCGGCGGTGGCGCGGTCGGGCAGCGGGACGATCAGACGGCCCCACGAACCGACCAGCGGTTTGATCAGCGCCGGGTACTTGATGTCGTCCAGGGCGTCCAGCGTGGCCTCGGGGGTCAGGCCGAGCGCGGTCCGCGGCATCGGCACTCCCGCCGCCTGCAGGCTGACGGTGGAGCGCCACTTGTCGCCGCACACCTCGATGGCGGCGGCGCTGTTGACCACCTCGGCACCGGCCGCCGCGAGACAGTGGGCCGCGTACGCCGCCCGGACCTGACTGATCTCGCGGTTCAGCACCAGGCGCCACGGCAGATCGCGTCGCCCGGCCACAAAGGACTGCCGGCGTGTGTCGACGTGCTCGTAGGGGACGCCGCGCCGTTCGAACGCGCCGAACAATCGCTTCTCGTCCGCACCGACCCTACTGGCGAGCACCGCTATCGTGCGCTCGCCCAGGTGCTCCGGTGTCGCTGACACGTGACCTCCGCAGTAGGACCGGTCTTCTGGGTGGCAAAAATCTAAGCCGTTCCGGGATCGGCCACGTCCGCGCCAGATTCAGTTCGAACGACGCAGCGCGCTGACTTTCCGGGCTCCGGACTGCCGGTCCTGATTACCGTTTCCGGCTCGCCCCCGTGTCAGTCTGGCGGAAGTCGTATTCCGGCCACGCCGAGCCGGCCCGAGATACCCGAGGCAAGGGGAAACATGATGGGACGCACATCGGAGTGGGCTTCGGTGCTGGCTCTGTGGAGCGCACCACGCAGCCGCTCGACCGCGTTCGCCCGGATGATGGCCGAGCGCGACGATCGCCTGGTCGTGCACGAACCCTTCTCCCGGGTGGTCGATTTCGGCGAGGTGGAGGTCGGCGATCAGATCGCCCGCTCCGAGCAGGAGGTGATCTCCGCACTGCGGTCCAGCGCCGGGCGCCGGCCGGTCTTCTTCAAGGACACCACGGACTTCCACTATCCGGCGCTGCTCGCCGACCAGGACTTCCTCGCGGGCGCGACGCACACCTTCATCATCCGTGACCCGGCCGAGGCCATCGCCTCTCACTACGCACTCAACCCCAACCTTGAGCAGGACGAGATCGGCTTCGCCCGTCTCCACGAAATCTTCACTGCTGTAGAGGAAGCCACCGGCACCACACCCGTCGTCATCAATTCCGACGATCTGCTCGAGCGGCCGACCGAGACGGTGAAGGCGTACTGCTCGGCCGTCGGCATCCCCTTCCTGGCCGACGCACTGTCCTGGCGGCCGGGGATGCGGTCGGAATGGCAGACCACCAGCAAGTGGCACCGGGCGACCAGCCAGACCTCCGGATTCGAGCGCCGGGCCCTTACCGACGCCCCGAAGATGACCGAGAACCCGAAACTCCGGGCCTACATCGATCACCACCGGCCGTACTACGAGAAGCTGCGCGCCGTCGCGCTGGCGACCTGACGCCGTCCCGGATCCCCGATGCCGCCACCGGATGTTCTTTCCGGCGATCGAGGTTCGGCCACATCCATAACCGTTCAGTGAGGTGGATCATTCGATGGACATAGCGATGTCCTCAGCCAGATCAGGCCTGTGCGACCCGGTCGACATCTCCGGCCATCGCAACAACACGGCCGTCTCCACGGCCACCGGGACCGGGGCCGGAGAGTTCAACGTATGGGGAAATTCTTTTGCCGCCGAATATTTGCCGTCCGGACCGGAACGGGTTCAGGTCGACGGCATTCCCTTCGACTTCCCGCGGGTCGGTGACGGTCCCGACAACATCCGCTGCTCCGGGCAGGCCATCCGCGTCCCGGAAGGTCGCTACGACTGGATCCACGTCCTGGCCGCCTCCGAACGACGCAGTGAGGAGACCGTCGACCTGCGCTTCGCCGACGGCTCGGTCGACGCCGAACCGCTGCGGGTCTCCGACTTCTGGTCCGCACCGGCCTGGTTCGGTGAGATCAAGGCGTTCGAGAGCCTCGTCATGCACTACCCGCACCACGTGCAGCGCGGTGTCCCGGCGGTGATGTGGGCCCAGCGGGTGCCGGTCACCCGGCGGGCCGCGCTGACCAGCATCCTGCTGCCCCGCAACGTCGCCGTGCACATCTTCGCGGTCACCCTCCAACGGACGGAGAAACTGAGATGACGGTCGAGGCGACGACCCGGACGTCCATGGTCACCGGCGCGGAACCACAGTGGTGGTACCGCGATCTCGTCAGCTGCCTACAGTCCACGTTCGGCTCGGTCCTGGCCCGGGCGGGGGCCGACCCCCTGACCGTGCTCGGCTCGGGCTGGCGTTTCCTGCACCGGCCGGGCGACGTACGGTCCGAGGAGTTCTACTACCCGTGCCCCACCGATGCCTCGCGCGAACCCGACCTCGGCGCCGCTCTGGCTCCGCACCACGAACTTCACGCCCGATGGTGGCAACCCGCCGACGAGAACGACACCTGGCGGGAGGTACGCGATTCCCTGAACGACGACCGGCTGGTGATCGCGGCCGTGGACAACTACCACCTGCCCTTCCGGCCCGCCTACGGCGACGTGCACGCCGCCCACCTGGTCGTCATCTACGGACTGGACGAGACCCGTGGGCTGGTGCACGTCTGTGACGCGATGCCCCCCGCGTTCCGCGGCACTGTCCCGATCGAGGCATTCCTGCGCAGCTGGGGCTCCGCGAATCCGAGCGACGTCCAGGACGCCTTCTTCAGCGACTCCCAGATCGGGCGGCGCTGTCTCGACGTCCGTCTCGACGCGGAACCCGCACCGCTGACGCCCGAACTGCTCGGCGGCTTCATGCGCATCGACGTCGAGCACTTCACCACGGCCGGACCCGGCCGGACCGGGCTGACCGGCTACGACCGGTTCGCCGCGGAACTGCTCGACCGCTGCCGGGCCGGGGACGCCGGCGCCCTGCGCGAGCTCTACCCGTTCGGCTGGGCCATGCAGGCGCAGGCATCACTCCACGGTGAACTGGTCCGGCGCTGCGGTCATGAGTGGGACGACCCGGCCCTCGCCGGGGCGGGCCGCGCGGTGGAGACCGTCGCCCACGCCTGGACCGGACTGCGGTTCACCGGCGCCCACGGGCTCGCCGATCCCCGGGCGGTCTCGTCGGACATCGCACATCACCTCACGGTGCTGCGCTCGGCGTACGCGCGCGCGGTCGACGCCGTGGGCGCCTGCGCGGCGCGACTTTGACCGCGAGCGGACCGATCAGCGTGGACCAGCGGAGGAGAGAGCCATGAGCAAGCTGGCAGTGTTCGGCGGTACGGCCGCCGTGCCGAAGCACCGTCGCCGGGTCGAGTGGCCCCTGGTGGAGGACGACGACCGCAAGGCCGTCCTCGGCGCGCTCGACGGTGCGCGGCTGGTGTCTGACACCGACGGGGTGAACCCGGTGTCGGACCTGGAGGAGAGCTGGGCCCGTCAGTTCGGGTTCGAGCACTGCGTCGCGGTGTCCAACGGCACCGCGGCCCTGGCCCTGGCCCTGGCCGCGCTCGGTATCGGCCCCGGTGACGAGGTGATCGTGCCCGCACTCACCTTCATCGCCACCGGGCTCGCCCCGTTGCACCAGATGGCGGTTCCGGTGTTCGCCGACGTCGATCCGGTCACCTTCACCATCGACCCGGACGACATCGAACGCCGGATCACGCCCCGGACCAGGGCGATCATCCCCGTGCACCTGCACGGAGCCCCCGCCGACATGGACCGGATCAACGAGATCGCGACCCGGCACGGCCTCGCGGTGGTGGAGGACGCCGCCCAGGCCCCCGGCGCGACGCACCGCGGGCGCCCCGTCGGCGGGATCGGCGATCTGGGCACGTTCAGTCTCCAGGTCAGCAAGAACATCCCGACCTGTGGTGAGGGCGGGCTGGTGGTGACCCGCAGCGCCGAACTGGCCGAGGCGGTGCGCAAGGGACGGCAGTTCGGCGAGGTCATCGAGAGCGGACGCGAACGCGACTACATCTCCTACAACCTGGGCTGGAACTACAAGATGAACGCGCTGCAGGCCGCGTTCACCCAGTCCCAGCTGACCCGGTTCGAGGGGTACGAGCGGGCCCGGCAGCAGAACATCGGCGGTTTCCTCGCCCGGCTCTCGCGACTGCCGGGGATTCAGGTGCCGACCGCATTGCCGGACACCACCCATGCCTGGCACATTCTGCGCTTCCGGTTCGATCCGGCCGCGTTCGGCCTGGACGGCACGCGACCGCAGGCACTGCGCTCGGCCCTGCGACGGCTGCTGCGTGCCGAGGGCGTGCCGATGTCGCAGTACCAGCTCATGCCGCTACCCGACCAGAAGGTGTTCGTCGAACGTCTCGGTTTCGGCTCGGGCTATCCCTGGTCGGTCACCGGAGCGACGGGAACAATTGCGGGAGAGGGGTATCCGGTGACCCGCGCGGTGATCGCCGACTCCCTGACCATTCAGAAGCGGCACCTGCACCCGGGGTCGGGAGACCTGCTCGGACTCTACGCGGACGCCTTCGAGAAGGTGTGGGAGAACCGCGACGCGGTGGCCACACTCGCGGGTGCGGCGTCATGACGATCATCCAGTCCCCGGAGACCTCGACCCTGTACTCGGTGGCCGCGCGCATCCGCTCGCACGTCGTCGACATGTGCGCGGGACCGGAGGGCGGCCATCTCGGGGGCGCCTTCTCCAGTGCCGATGTGCTTGCCGCCCTGTACTTCTCGGTGATGAACGTCGATCCGCAACGACCGGACGACCCGGATCGCGACCGGTTCCTGCTCAGCAAGGGCCATGCTGCGATCGGTCTCTACGCGACGCTCGCCGAGCGGGGGTTCATCCCGGTCGAGGAGCTCGCCGGGTACGGCCGGCCGGGCAGCCGGCTGATGGGTCATCCCGTGCGGGCGGTGCCGGGGGTGGAGCTGCCGACCGGCTCGCTCGGGCACGGGCTGGCTCTGGCCTGCGGCTTCGCTCTGGCCGCGCGATACGCCGGCCGCCGCTCGCGCAGTTTCGTCCTGCTCGGTGACGGCGAACTCCAGGAGGGCTCGGTCTGGGAGGCCGCGATCGTGGCGGCGGCCCAGCGTCTGGACCGGCTGGTGGCTGTGGTGGACCGCAACGGCCTGCAGTTGACCGGCTCCACCGAAGGTATTGCCCCGATGGAGCCGCTGGCCGAGCGCTGGCGCAGTTTCGGCTGGTCGGTGCGCGACGTCGACGGACACGACCCGGTCGAGCTGGCCGAGCATCTGGACGAGGCGCCGTGGGAACCGGGCCGCCCGAGCGTGCTGATCGCGCGCACGGTCAAGGGCCAGGGCCTGCCGTTCCTGGCCGGCCACAGCAGCAGCCACTACGTGACGCTGTCGGCGCGCCATCACGCCCGGGCGATCCGTGCACTGCGGGCCGGGGAGGTGGACGGATGAGCACAGCGAGCCGGGAGGCGTACCGGGACACGTTGTTCACGCTGCTGGAGCAGCACCCCGAGCTGATCTGCCTGGACACGGACACCGGGTTGTTCCGGGCCGAGCACGCCGCGGCGGCCGGTGAGCAGTACCTGAACCTCGGCATCGCCGAGCACACCCTGATGGGCGTGGGCGCCGGGATGGCTGCGAGCGGGCGGGTCCCGTTCGTCAACACGATGGCTACCTTCGCGGTGTCCCGGGCCCTCGAAGCCATCAAGATCGATATCGCGTACAACCAGCTACCGGTGCGCATCATGGCCACCCACGGTGGTCTGTCGGCCGGGCACCTCGGCCCGACCCATCAGGCCCTGGAGGATCTCGCCCTGATGCGGATCCTGCCGGGCATGACCGTGGTGGTGCCGGCCGATGCCGCCGCCACCGAGGAGTTCGTCCGGCAGAGCATGGATGTGGCCGGCCCGATGTACATCCGGCTGGACCGCAAACCGACACCGCTCCTGCCGCCCGCACCGCCCCCGGTCATCGGCCGGGCGCAGACCCTGCGCGAGGGCGACGACGTGGTTCTCGTGTGCTGCGGGCCGTACCCGGTTCTCGCCTGTCTCGAAGCGGCCGATCTCCTGGCCGGGCAGGGCATCGGGGCCAGGGTGCTGAACATGCACACCCTGCGGCCGTTCGACGCGGCCACGCTGGTGGCC includes these proteins:
- a CDS encoding M20/M25/M40 family metallo-hydrolase, which codes for MKQALTAWGNITETYAAGLLRGMLEIPSPSYQERDQAAFLAAAMTDLGFRTHIDDVGNVIGVIERGDGPTLMLLGHLDTVPGPVPVRSEAGRLYGRGAVDAKGPLAAMICAAVGAVNFRGRLVVIGVVEEETPRSRGAMAIRATHDRPDALIIGEPSGWSNVVLGYKGKLDLRYTVACPATHPSNPVPKASELAVSCWDTLVDLLGPDSGHGVFDRPGATLVGINADQVTATADLSVRTPPGFDDTALVRTLRERLPVGDLEVLNSVAAHRVGRADPVVRALVTGARRLHVKPRLLVKTGTSDMNTLAEVWDIPMATYGPGDSSLDHADDEHIVLSDYFRGIDVLTTAIEELTDLPRHRADQVIEMLRPAGVLR
- a CDS encoding RimK family alpha-L-glutamate ligase, producing MSATPEHLGERTIAVLASRVGADEKRLFGAFERRGVPYEHVDTRRQSFVAGRRDLPWRLVLNREISQVRAAYAAHCLAAAGAEVVNSAAAIEVCGDKWRSTVSLQAAGVPMPRTALGLTPEATLDALDDIKYPALIKPLVGSWGRLIVPLPDRATAEAVLEYAAALTGPQSHLGYVQELIDKPDRDIRVIVVGGRVLGAVYRTGESLRTNVALGGQTQACEVTADIARLALDAAAAVGADIAGVDLVEDREGRLLVLEVNHRVEFSGFQSAHGDRVDVADAIVDHLLERVHR
- a CDS encoding BtrH N-terminal domain-containing protein; translation: MTVEATTRTSMVTGAEPQWWYRDLVSCLQSTFGSVLARAGADPLTVLGSGWRFLHRPGDVRSEEFYYPCPTDASREPDLGAALAPHHELHARWWQPADENDTWREVRDSLNDDRLVIAAVDNYHLPFRPAYGDVHAAHLVVIYGLDETRGLVHVCDAMPPAFRGTVPIEAFLRSWGSANPSDVQDAFFSDSQIGRRCLDVRLDAEPAPLTPELLGGFMRIDVEHFTTAGPGRTGLTGYDRFAAELLDRCRAGDAGALRELYPFGWAMQAQASLHGELVRRCGHEWDDPALAGAGRAVETVAHAWTGLRFTGAHGLADPRAVSSDIAHHLTVLRSAYARAVDAVGACAARL
- a CDS encoding DegT/DnrJ/EryC1/StrS family aminotransferase, whose translation is MSKLAVFGGTAAVPKHRRRVEWPLVEDDDRKAVLGALDGARLVSDTDGVNPVSDLEESWARQFGFEHCVAVSNGTAALALALAALGIGPGDEVIVPALTFIATGLAPLHQMAVPVFADVDPVTFTIDPDDIERRITPRTRAIIPVHLHGAPADMDRINEIATRHGLAVVEDAAQAPGATHRGRPVGGIGDLGTFSLQVSKNIPTCGEGGLVVTRSAELAEAVRKGRQFGEVIESGRERDYISYNLGWNYKMNALQAAFTQSQLTRFEGYERARQQNIGGFLARLSRLPGIQVPTALPDTTHAWHILRFRFDPAAFGLDGTRPQALRSALRRLLRAEGVPMSQYQLMPLPDQKVFVERLGFGSGYPWSVTGATGTIAGEGYPVTRAVIADSLTIQKRHLHPGSGDLLGLYADAFEKVWENRDAVATLAGAAS
- a CDS encoding transketolase, giving the protein MTIIQSPETSTLYSVAARIRSHVVDMCAGPEGGHLGGAFSSADVLAALYFSVMNVDPQRPDDPDRDRFLLSKGHAAIGLYATLAERGFIPVEELAGYGRPGSRLMGHPVRAVPGVELPTGSLGHGLALACGFALAARYAGRRSRSFVLLGDGELQEGSVWEAAIVAAAQRLDRLVAVVDRNGLQLTGSTEGIAPMEPLAERWRSFGWSVRDVDGHDPVELAEHLDEAPWEPGRPSVLIARTVKGQGLPFLAGHSSSHYVTLSARHHARAIRALRAGEVDG
- a CDS encoding transketolase C-terminal domain-containing protein translates to MSTASREAYRDTLFTLLEQHPELICLDTDTGLFRAEHAAAAGEQYLNLGIAEHTLMGVGAGMAASGRVPFVNTMATFAVSRALEAIKIDIAYNQLPVRIMATHGGLSAGHLGPTHQALEDLALMRILPGMTVVVPADAAATEEFVRQSMDVAGPMYIRLDRKPTPLLPPAPPPVIGRAQTLREGDDVVLVCCGPYPVLACLEAADLLAGQGIGARVLNMHTLRPFDAATLVAAARPARLVVTVEEHWRSGGLGGAVTEVLAESVPRKVLRLGLPDQFVDVVGDQRHLVSHYGLTAERVVSKVRSALDAAHC